One window of Longimicrobiaceae bacterium genomic DNA carries:
- the ftsE gene encoding cell division ATP-binding protein FtsE yields MIRLVSVRKEYPRSGAALDDVTFHLRKGEFAFLTGHSGAGKSTILRLLMMAERPTSGEVRVSGFSSVKLRQREIPKLRRRLGVVFQDFRLLHDRTAEENVAFALEVTGAKRATIAPRVARLLAQVGLAAKARAYPDELSGGERQRVAVARALANDPVVLLADEPTGNLDAWAARGVFDLFREINAMGMTVLMATHDLDLVRAHPEYRVIEMSHGTVVFDSAAAAAPAIPAVPERI; encoded by the coding sequence GTGATCCGACTCGTCTCCGTACGCAAGGAATACCCGCGCTCCGGAGCGGCCCTCGACGACGTCACCTTCCACCTGCGCAAGGGGGAGTTCGCCTTCCTCACGGGGCACTCCGGCGCAGGGAAGTCGACGATCCTCCGCCTCCTGATGATGGCGGAGCGCCCCACCTCGGGCGAGGTGCGCGTCTCGGGCTTCTCCTCCGTGAAGCTGCGCCAGCGTGAGATCCCGAAGCTGCGCCGCAGGCTGGGCGTGGTCTTTCAGGACTTCCGCCTCCTCCACGACCGCACCGCGGAGGAGAACGTGGCCTTCGCGCTGGAGGTCACCGGGGCCAAGCGTGCCACCATCGCGCCGCGCGTGGCCCGGCTCCTCGCCCAGGTGGGCCTCGCCGCCAAGGCCCGCGCCTATCCGGACGAGCTCTCGGGCGGGGAGCGGCAGCGGGTGGCCGTGGCGCGCGCCCTGGCGAACGACCCGGTGGTCCTCCTCGCTGACGAGCCGACCGGGAACCTGGACGCCTGGGCGGCGCGGGGGGTCTTCGACCTGTTCCGCGAGATCAACGCGATGGGGATGACGGTGCTCATGGCGACGCACGACCTGGATCTGGTCCGCGCCCACCCGGAGTACCGGGTGATCGAGATGAGCCACGGGACGGTCGTGTTCGACTCCGCCGCCGCCGCCGCGCCCGCCATCCCCGCAGTCCCCGAGCGGATCTGA